From the Streptomyces pluripotens genome, one window contains:
- a CDS encoding sensor histidine kinase, which yields MSTLERAWCGLRAHPLALDAALAAGVLLCMVVGSFVVPRGANGVTWGVRAPDPLGLLLMTLGAAALVFRRRASMTVLVVTGTVSVIESVTGDPRAPVAMSAVVALYTVASTTDRTTTWRVGLLTMTVLTAAAVLGGPLPWYAQENLGVLAWTGIGATAGDAVRSRRAVVQAIRERAERAERTREEEARRRVAEERLRIARDLHDVVAHHIALVNVQAGVAAHVMDKRPDQAREALAHVREAGRSALNELRATVGLLRQSGDPEAPTEPAPGLSRLEELAATFRSAGLPVEVAGAGQSGVLPAAVDLAAYRIIQEALTNVRKHAGTGARAEVSVVRVGSDIEVTVVDDGSPDGAAEATGGGHGLLGMRERVTALGGTLTTGPRHGGGFCVHAILPVENRTGSRTETSTGAGTTAPGEPV from the coding sequence GTGAGCACTCTCGAACGCGCGTGGTGTGGCCTGAGGGCCCACCCCCTCGCTCTGGACGCGGCCCTCGCGGCGGGCGTGCTGCTGTGCATGGTCGTCGGCTCCTTCGTGGTGCCCCGCGGCGCCAACGGCGTCACCTGGGGTGTGCGCGCCCCGGACCCCCTCGGTCTCCTGCTGATGACGCTGGGCGCCGCCGCACTGGTCTTCCGCCGCCGAGCCTCCATGACGGTCCTCGTCGTCACCGGCACCGTCTCCGTGATCGAGTCCGTCACTGGCGACCCGCGTGCCCCGGTCGCGATGTCCGCCGTCGTCGCGCTCTACACCGTCGCCTCGACCACCGATCGCACCACCACCTGGCGGGTCGGCCTGCTCACCATGACCGTGCTGACGGCCGCCGCGGTTCTCGGCGGCCCCTTGCCCTGGTACGCCCAGGAGAACCTGGGCGTACTCGCGTGGACCGGGATCGGCGCCACCGCCGGGGACGCCGTACGCAGCCGCCGGGCGGTCGTGCAGGCCATCCGGGAGCGCGCGGAACGCGCCGAGCGCACCCGTGAGGAGGAGGCCCGCCGCCGGGTCGCCGAGGAGCGGCTGCGTATCGCCCGTGACCTGCACGATGTCGTTGCCCACCACATTGCTCTGGTCAATGTGCAGGCCGGCGTCGCGGCGCACGTCATGGACAAGCGGCCCGACCAGGCCAGGGAAGCCCTGGCACATGTCCGCGAGGCCGGCCGCAGCGCGCTGAACGAGCTGCGGGCCACCGTCGGCCTGCTTCGCCAGTCCGGCGACCCCGAGGCCCCCACGGAACCCGCCCCTGGCCTCAGCCGTCTGGAGGAACTGGCCGCCACCTTCCGTAGCGCGGGCCTTCCGGTGGAAGTGGCCGGTGCCGGCCAGAGCGGCGTGCTCCCGGCAGCCGTCGACCTGGCCGCATACCGGATCATCCAGGAAGCTCTGACCAACGTGCGCAAACACGCCGGCACCGGCGCCAGAGCCGAGGTCAGTGTCGTACGCGTCGGCTCGGACATCGAGGTCACTGTCGTCGACGACGGCTCGCCGGACGGCGCCGCCGAGGCAACGGGCGGCGGGCACGGGCTGCTCGGCATGCGCGAGCGCGTCACCGCCCTCGGCGGCACCCTGACCACCGGACCCCGCCACGGCGGAGGTTTCTGCGTCCATGCGATCCTGCCCGTCGAGAACCGCACCGGGAGCCGTACCGAGACCAGTACGGGGGCCGGTACGACGGCACCGGGGGAGCCCGTATGA
- the pspAA gene encoding PspA-associated protein PspAA, with the protein MIVRIMGEGQVKLEDAHLTELNKLDDELLAEMENGDDAGFRATLTALLDAVRRFGTPLPDDALEPSELILPSPESTLEEVQELLSDDGLIPG; encoded by the coding sequence GTGATCGTACGGATCATGGGGGAGGGCCAGGTGAAGCTGGAGGACGCCCACCTCACCGAGCTGAACAAGCTCGACGACGAGCTGCTGGCGGAGATGGAGAACGGCGACGACGCGGGCTTCCGCGCCACGCTCACCGCTCTCCTGGACGCCGTGCGCCGCTTCGGGACCCCGCTGCCGGACGACGCCCTGGAACCGTCCGAGCTGATCCTTCCGTCGCCGGAGTCGACGCTGGAGGAGGTCCAGGAACTGCTCAGCGACGACGGACTGATTCCGGGCTGA
- the cobT gene encoding nicotinate-nucleotide--dimethylbenzimidazole phosphoribosyltransferase — MSRLNLDDFTDLIERPDGGVRRDAEARRERQIVPPGALGRLDELGEWLAAAQGAVPVRPVERPRVVLFAGDHGVAELGVSARPAGSAEHLVRATLEGASPVAVLARRLDATVRVVDMALDCAPDAFPEDVVRHRVRRGSGRIDIEDALPQEEAEAALRAGIAIADEEADSGTDLVVLGDISVGGTTAAAVLIAALCGTDASVVTGRGGLAIDDLAWMRKCAAIRDALRRARPVLGDQLHLLATVGGADLAAMTGFLLQCAVRKLPVILDGVVTAACALVGQRVAFRAPDWWLAGHDSGEPGQAKALDRMALEPLLEQGVKIGEGVGALLALPLVRSAAALAAELPEEPEAAEVAEPAEQPGAEEKE, encoded by the coding sequence ATGAGCAGGCTTAATCTGGACGACTTCACCGATCTGATCGAGCGCCCGGACGGGGGCGTGCGCCGTGACGCCGAGGCCCGGCGGGAGCGCCAGATCGTGCCGCCCGGCGCCCTCGGACGCCTCGACGAACTGGGCGAGTGGCTGGCCGCCGCGCAGGGTGCCGTACCGGTGCGGCCGGTCGAACGGCCACGGGTGGTCCTCTTCGCCGGCGATCACGGCGTCGCCGAGCTGGGTGTCTCGGCCCGGCCCGCGGGCAGCGCGGAGCACCTGGTGCGGGCGACGTTGGAGGGCGCGAGCCCGGTGGCGGTGCTGGCGCGCCGTCTCGACGCAACCGTCCGGGTCGTGGACATGGCCCTGGACTGCGCGCCGGACGCCTTCCCGGAGGACGTCGTACGGCACCGGGTGCGGCGGGGCAGCGGCCGTATCGACATCGAGGACGCGCTCCCCCAGGAAGAGGCCGAGGCGGCCCTGCGGGCTGGGATCGCGATCGCCGACGAGGAGGCCGACTCGGGTACGGACCTGGTGGTGCTCGGCGACATCAGCGTGGGCGGGACGACGGCGGCGGCGGTGCTGATCGCCGCGCTGTGCGGAACCGACGCGTCCGTGGTCACCGGCCGGGGCGGTCTCGCGATCGATGACCTGGCATGGATGCGCAAGTGCGCGGCGATCCGGGACGCGCTGCGGCGGGCGCGGCCGGTGCTCGGCGACCAACTGCACCTACTGGCGACCGTGGGCGGGGCCGACCTGGCGGCGATGACCGGCTTCCTGCTGCAGTGCGCGGTGCGCAAGCTGCCGGTGATCCTGGACGGGGTGGTGACCGCCGCCTGCGCGCTGGTCGGGCAGCGGGTCGCCTTCCGGGCGCCGGACTGGTGGCTGGCCGGACACGACAGCGGGGAGCCTGGGCAGGCGAAGGCGCTGGACCGCATGGCTCTGGAGCCGCTGCTGGAGCAGGGCGTGAAGATCGGCGAGGGGGTCGGCGCACTGCTGGCTCTCCCACTGGTGCGCAGTGCCGCCGCGCTGGCCGCCGAACTACCCGAGGAACCCGAGGCGGCAGAGGTCGCCGAACCGGCCGAGCAGCCTGGGGCGGAAGAGAAGGAGTAG
- a CDS encoding class I SAM-dependent methyltransferase has protein sequence MPTSPPTPYIAPAATPSATAAATGAFREPRREECPWCGSRNLRTRLRVPDPLRQRPGPFVVDQCGDCAHAFQNPRLTPEGLASFHRGLHERQREQFVARPLSTRAVRRRHRATASWLSVPSRFPEPESWLDVGTGHAQFPEVAQEFFPYTSFDGLDPTARAERARRAGLLEESHRGYLSTPGMAARLRARYDVVSMFHHLQHAPDPRAELRGALTALRPGGHLVVEVPDPSCAFATLLGKWWLPHSQPRHLHLMPLDNLRTELEVQGCAILATDRRSPHIPDDLSAALSLALARVHPFLRTVAVPLPAVASAADRALAPLLRRTPFSNAYRIVARKDRT, from the coding sequence ATGCCGACCTCGCCCCCAACGCCGTACATCGCCCCGGCCGCCACCCCGTCCGCCACCGCGGCGGCGACCGGCGCGTTTCGGGAACCGCGCCGCGAGGAATGTCCCTGGTGCGGCTCACGCAACCTGCGTACCCGGTTGCGTGTCCCCGACCCACTGCGGCAGCGGCCAGGTCCGTTCGTCGTGGACCAATGCGGTGACTGCGCCCACGCCTTCCAGAATCCGCGGCTCACGCCGGAAGGACTGGCCTCCTTCCACCGGGGTCTGCACGAGAGGCAACGGGAGCAGTTCGTCGCCCGCCCCCTCTCCACCAGGGCCGTCCGCCGCCGGCACCGCGCCACCGCCTCCTGGCTGTCCGTGCCCAGTCGGTTCCCGGAACCGGAGAGCTGGCTGGACGTGGGCACGGGCCACGCCCAGTTCCCCGAGGTGGCCCAGGAGTTCTTCCCCTACACCAGCTTCGACGGCCTCGACCCGACCGCCCGCGCCGAGCGGGCCCGGCGTGCGGGCCTGCTCGAGGAGTCCCACCGCGGCTACCTCTCGACCCCCGGCATGGCGGCCCGCCTGCGCGCCCGCTACGACGTGGTCAGCATGTTCCACCATCTCCAACACGCCCCCGATCCGCGTGCCGAACTCCGTGGCGCTCTGACCGCCCTCCGTCCCGGCGGCCATCTCGTGGTCGAGGTCCCCGACCCGAGCTGTGCGTTCGCCACGCTCCTGGGCAAGTGGTGGCTCCCGCACAGCCAACCCCGCCACCTGCACCTGATGCCCCTCGACAACCTCCGTACCGAGCTGGAGGTCCAGGGCTGCGCGATCCTCGCGACGGACCGCAGAAGCCCGCACATCCCCGACGACCTGTCCGCCGCCCTCTCCCTGGCGCTGGCTCGGGTCCACCCTTTCCTGAGGACGGTGGCGGTGCCCCTGCCGGCCGTGGCGTCCGCCGCGGACCGTGCCCTGGCGCCCTTGCTCCGCCGCACTCCGTTCTCCAACGCGTACCGGATCGTGGCCCGCAAGGACAGGACATAG
- a CDS encoding phosphatidylglycerol lysyltransferase domain-containing protein — MGDARIAVPQQAETGRPGEEGRRSTGASRRAAAFAVWYLRTVAFINFLSAVWVSLGQDVRRHNQDDFFTPYLLTAGFASGVFTAFLAITMRRRKRAAWILNLVLSGAFLALFSLAMAFPEIRRYPQNWTSLALTATFTGALLVGRREFYAKGDRSNPRLAATVAAGGGLLASLLAGLLVTVTNQAPDGTRASFLERWHYGTLRLVSVTADEHQFPGIAPPNWANVVVNVLSTALVLAVFYAAFRSRRAVDPLTEDDEKRLRELLDRHGERDSLGYFALRREKSVVWSPTGKAAVAYRVVSGVSLASGDPLGDPEAWPGAIAPWLAQARAHGWIPAVMGASEEAGTVYARHGLDALELGDEAIVEVADFTLSGRAMRTVRQAYNRVRRAGYQVRVRRHEEVPAKEMAQLVERADDWRDGATERGFSMALGRLGDPGDGRCVMLECTDAEGTLRALLSFVPWGPHGLSLDLMRRDRDSDNGLMEFMVIELLRRAEEIGITQVSLNFAMFRSVFERGARLGAGPVLRLWRSLLSFFSRWWQIESLYRANAKYRPIWEPRFLLFEKSADLPRIGLASARAEGFLEAPGLPKWLHRRHLDTHR, encoded by the coding sequence ATGGGAGATGCCCGAATTGCCGTGCCGCAGCAAGCCGAAACGGGGCGCCCGGGCGAGGAGGGGCGGCGGTCCACCGGGGCATCCCGACGAGCCGCCGCCTTCGCCGTCTGGTACCTGCGGACCGTCGCCTTCATCAACTTCCTCAGCGCGGTGTGGGTCTCGCTCGGCCAGGACGTTCGCCGGCACAACCAGGACGACTTCTTCACGCCCTACCTGTTGACCGCCGGCTTCGCCTCCGGTGTGTTCACCGCGTTCCTGGCCATCACCATGCGGCGCAGGAAACGGGCCGCATGGATCCTCAACCTCGTGCTCAGCGGGGCCTTCCTCGCCCTGTTCTCCCTCGCCATGGCGTTCCCCGAAATCCGGCGGTACCCGCAGAACTGGACCTCCCTGGCGCTGACGGCCACGTTCACCGGCGCGCTGCTCGTCGGCCGCCGAGAGTTCTACGCCAAGGGCGACCGGTCCAACCCCCGGCTCGCGGCCACGGTCGCCGCCGGCGGCGGGCTACTCGCCTCGCTCCTGGCCGGACTGCTGGTGACCGTCACCAACCAGGCCCCGGACGGGACCCGTGCGAGCTTTCTGGAGCGCTGGCACTACGGCACCCTGCGTCTGGTGTCGGTGACGGCCGACGAGCACCAGTTCCCCGGTATCGCCCCGCCCAACTGGGCCAACGTCGTCGTGAACGTGCTCAGCACGGCCCTCGTCCTGGCGGTCTTCTACGCGGCCTTCCGCTCCCGGCGGGCCGTGGACCCACTCACCGAGGACGACGAGAAGCGGCTGCGGGAGCTGCTGGACCGGCACGGCGAGCGGGACTCCCTCGGCTACTTCGCGCTGCGCCGGGAGAAGAGCGTGGTGTGGTCACCGACCGGAAAGGCCGCTGTCGCGTACCGGGTCGTCTCAGGGGTCAGTCTCGCGTCCGGCGATCCGCTCGGGGACCCCGAAGCCTGGCCGGGCGCCATCGCGCCGTGGCTCGCGCAGGCGCGGGCGCACGGGTGGATTCCCGCGGTGATGGGGGCGAGCGAGGAGGCCGGGACGGTCTACGCCCGGCATGGTCTGGACGCGCTGGAGCTCGGCGACGAAGCGATCGTGGAGGTCGCCGATTTCACGCTGTCGGGACGGGCGATGCGGACCGTGCGCCAGGCCTACAACCGGGTACGGCGGGCCGGGTACCAGGTGCGCGTCCGGCGGCACGAGGAGGTTCCGGCGAAGGAGATGGCACAGCTCGTCGAGCGGGCCGACGACTGGCGGGACGGGGCGACCGAACGCGGCTTCAGCATGGCGCTGGGGCGGCTCGGGGATCCGGGGGACGGGCGGTGCGTGATGCTGGAGTGCACCGATGCCGAGGGCACGCTGCGCGCACTGCTGTCCTTCGTGCCGTGGGGGCCGCACGGGCTGTCCCTGGATCTGATGCGGCGCGACCGGGACTCCGACAACGGACTGATGGAGTTCATGGTCATCGAGCTGCTGCGGCGGGCCGAGGAGATCGGGATCACGCAGGTCTCACTGAACTTCGCGATGTTCAGGTCGGTCTTCGAACGTGGCGCGCGCCTCGGTGCCGGTCCGGTGCTGAGGCTGTGGCGGTCACTGCTCAGCTTCTTCTCCCGCTGGTGGCAGATCGAGTCGCTGTACCGCGCCAACGCCAAGTACCGGCCCATCTGGGAGCCGCGGTTCCTGCTCTTCGAAAAGAGCGCTGACCTGCCGCGCATCGGCCTCGCCTCGGCCCGCGCGGAGGGCTTCCTGGAGGCGCCGGGACTGCCGAAGTGGCTGCACCGAAGGCACCTGGACACACACAGATGA
- a CDS encoding class I SAM-dependent methyltransferase — MARQLDEQIAGRFPVGQRLRVLDVGMGQGTQAVRLARLGHDVTGVEQDATMIAAARQALATEPDGIRARVRLVEGDGRDTGVHFLPGSFDVVLCHGVLMYVDEPDPLVAGLARMLAPGGLLSLLVRNGDALAMRPGLAGDWAGALTAFGTTAYRNRLGLDVRADRLAALTATLDGIAAPLHTWYGVRVFTDTALDDAEFPEDLQTLLAVEERAGRTDPYRGVAALLHLCGVRG; from the coding sequence GTGGCCCGGCAGCTGGACGAGCAGATAGCCGGGCGTTTCCCGGTCGGGCAGCGGCTGCGCGTGCTCGACGTGGGGATGGGCCAGGGAACGCAGGCCGTGCGACTGGCCCGGCTCGGTCACGACGTGACGGGTGTCGAGCAGGACGCGACGATGATCGCCGCCGCGCGTCAGGCACTGGCCACCGAGCCGGACGGCATTCGTGCCCGGGTGCGGCTGGTGGAGGGCGACGGGCGGGACACCGGGGTGCACTTCCTGCCGGGCAGCTTCGACGTGGTGCTGTGCCACGGGGTGCTGATGTACGTCGACGAGCCCGACCCGCTGGTGGCCGGCCTGGCCCGGATGCTGGCGCCCGGCGGGCTGCTGTCCCTGCTGGTCCGCAACGGCGACGCGCTCGCCATGCGCCCGGGCTTGGCCGGGGACTGGGCGGGCGCCCTGACCGCCTTCGGCACCACCGCCTACCGGAACCGTCTCGGCCTGGACGTGCGAGCCGACCGGCTCGCTGCGCTCACGGCCACCCTCGACGGGATCGCCGCCCCCCTGCACACCTGGTACGGCGTACGGGTCTTCACCGACACGGCACTGGACGACGCGGAGTTCCCGGAAGACCTGCAGACGCTACTCGCGGTCGAGGAGCGGGCCGGGCGCACGGATCCCTACCGCGGTGTGGCGGCCCTGCTGCACCTGTGCGGGGTACGGGGCTGA
- a CDS encoding response regulator, translating to MTIRVLLADDQALLRSAFRVLVDSEPDMEVVGEAPDGAEAVRLAGERAADVVLMDIRMPGTDGLAATRLIGADPSLAHVRVVILTTFEVDDYVVQALRAGASGFLGKGSEPEELLHAIRVAAGGEALLSPAATRGLIARFLAQGTVDDGRALDRSERLGALTGREREVLVQVAGGHSNDEIAGRLEVSPLTVKTHVNRAMAKLGARDRAQLVVIAYESGLVRPRMD from the coding sequence ATGACGATCCGTGTCCTGCTCGCCGACGATCAGGCGCTGCTGCGCAGCGCGTTCCGGGTGCTGGTCGACTCCGAGCCTGACATGGAGGTGGTGGGGGAGGCTCCCGACGGCGCGGAGGCGGTCCGGCTGGCCGGCGAGCGGGCGGCCGACGTCGTCCTCATGGACATCCGGATGCCCGGTACTGACGGACTCGCCGCCACCCGCCTGATCGGCGCCGACCCGTCCCTCGCCCATGTCCGGGTGGTCATCCTGACCACCTTCGAGGTCGACGACTACGTTGTCCAGGCCCTGCGGGCGGGCGCATCCGGCTTCCTCGGCAAGGGCAGCGAGCCCGAGGAACTACTCCATGCCATCCGGGTCGCCGCGGGCGGCGAGGCACTGCTCTCTCCGGCGGCCACGAGGGGTCTGATCGCCCGTTTCCTCGCCCAGGGCACCGTCGACGACGGCCGTGCTCTGGACCGCTCCGAACGGCTCGGCGCGCTCACCGGCCGGGAGCGGGAGGTACTCGTCCAGGTGGCCGGCGGTCACTCCAACGACGAGATCGCCGGGCGCCTGGAAGTGAGTCCGCTGACCGTGAAGACACACGTCAACCGGGCCATGGCCAAGCTCGGCGCGCGGGACCGGGCCCAGCTCGTCGTGATCGCGTACGAGTCGGGCCTGGTACGCCCGCGGATGGACTGA
- a CDS encoding bifunctional adenosylcobinamide kinase/adenosylcobinamide-phosphate guanylyltransferase — translation MNITLLGTGAPAGLPRPDCLCAACAAALGPDARAATALLVAGALLLDLTPGAAFAAARAGQSLSGVSQVLLSHPHNGPAVEVPAGLPQPGRVPDGRELALLTGHRVRAVAMDAGGTGYAVTGPDGQRLLYLPPGGAPAGLEEATAEPYDMVLADVVGRPDALARLRAVGSVGPTTDVLAVHLDHDVPPGAELRRRLAAAGARAVPDGTTLVVGAYEEVPDVPRRTLVLGGARSGKSVEAERRLEAFPDVLYVATGGTRGGDTEWAARVAAHRERRPGSWHTTETTDLTPLLTEDGPPLLIDCLSLWLTDVMDSVGAWDDAEWAGGGEKALRKRVRELAEAVRCTRRTVVAVSNEVGSGIVPATPSGRRYRDELGRLNAAFAGECEQVLLVVAGQSMVLRG, via the coding sequence GTGAACATCACTCTGCTCGGTACCGGTGCCCCCGCGGGACTACCTCGCCCCGACTGCCTCTGCGCCGCCTGTGCGGCGGCGCTCGGGCCGGACGCGCGGGCCGCCACCGCACTGCTGGTGGCCGGGGCGCTGCTGCTCGACCTGACACCGGGCGCGGCCTTCGCGGCGGCACGGGCCGGGCAATCGCTCAGCGGGGTCAGTCAGGTGCTGCTGTCGCATCCGCACAACGGGCCCGCGGTGGAGGTGCCGGCCGGACTGCCGCAGCCCGGGCGGGTGCCGGACGGGCGGGAGTTGGCGCTGCTGACGGGGCATCGGGTGCGGGCCGTGGCGATGGACGCGGGCGGCACCGGCTACGCGGTGACCGGGCCGGACGGACAGCGGCTGCTCTACCTGCCGCCCGGCGGGGCGCCGGCCGGCCTGGAGGAGGCGACGGCAGAACCGTACGACATGGTTCTTGCGGATGTCGTGGGCCGCCCGGACGCACTCGCCCGGCTGCGGGCGGTCGGTTCCGTCGGTCCGACGACCGACGTGCTCGCCGTCCACCTCGACCACGACGTTCCGCCCGGCGCGGAGTTGCGGCGGCGACTGGCCGCGGCCGGGGCGCGTGCGGTACCGGACGGTACGACGCTGGTGGTGGGTGCCTACGAGGAGGTACCGGACGTACCGCGCCGGACGCTGGTGCTGGGCGGGGCACGCTCGGGGAAGTCGGTGGAGGCGGAACGGCGGCTGGAAGCGTTCCCGGACGTGCTGTACGTGGCCACCGGCGGAACCCGGGGCGGGGACACCGAGTGGGCGGCGCGGGTGGCCGCGCACCGGGAGCGGCGGCCGGGGTCGTGGCACACGACGGAGACGACGGACCTGACGCCACTGCTGACCGAGGACGGGCCGCCGCTGCTGATCGACTGTCTGTCGCTGTGGCTGACGGACGTCATGGACTCAGTGGGGGCGTGGGACGACGCGGAGTGGGCGGGCGGCGGCGAGAAGGCCTTGCGGAAGAGGGTGCGGGAGCTGGCCGAGGCGGTGCGGTGCACTCGGCGGACCGTCGTCGCCGTGTCCAACGAGGTGGGCTCGGGGATCGTGCCGGCCACGCCGTCCGGGCGGCGCTACCGGGACGAACTCGGGCGGCTGAACGCAGCGTTCGCCGGCGAGTGCGAACAGGTGCTGCTGGTCGTCGCCGGTCAGTCCATGGTGCTCCGCGGCTGA
- a CDS encoding DUF3043 domain-containing protein, translated as MPVQRLRLGFVFRSRAKEEKAPNADKAPVTDSKQPRDPQAPKGRPTPKRSEAQSQRRSVANTPMTRKDAAKRQREERRQAMERQRQALAGGDERYLPARDKGPVRRFARNWVDSRFNVAEFFLPLAVVILVLSVVRVPAVQSIALLLWLIVIVLIVLDSVVSGFRLRKRLKERFPDGNARGAVAYALMRSLQVRRLRLPKPQVKRGERP; from the coding sequence ATGCCGGTGCAGCGCTTACGCTTGGGTTTTGTGTTCCGTAGCCGTGCCAAGGAAGAGAAGGCCCCGAACGCCGACAAGGCGCCGGTGACCGACTCCAAGCAGCCCCGTGACCCGCAGGCCCCCAAGGGCCGACCCACACCCAAACGCAGCGAGGCGCAGTCCCAGCGCCGCAGCGTCGCCAACACTCCAATGACCCGCAAGGATGCTGCGAAGCGTCAACGCGAGGAGCGCCGTCAGGCGATGGAGCGCCAGCGCCAGGCGCTGGCCGGCGGCGACGAGCGCTATCTGCCGGCCCGGGACAAGGGCCCGGTCCGCCGGTTCGCCCGGAACTGGGTGGACTCGCGCTTCAACGTGGCGGAGTTCTTCCTGCCCTTGGCGGTGGTGATCCTCGTGCTGAGCGTGGTGCGGGTGCCTGCCGTCCAGAGCATCGCGTTGCTGCTGTGGCTGATCGTGATCGTGCTGATCGTGCTGGACTCGGTGGTCAGCGGCTTCCGCCTGAGGAAGCGGCTCAAGGAGCGCTTCCCGGATGGGAACGCCCGCGGCGCGGTCGCATACGCCCTGATGCGTTCCCTCCAGGTGCGCCGGCTCCGGCTGCCCAAGCCGCAGGTCAAGCGCGGAGAGCGGCCCTGA
- a CDS encoding adenosylcobinamide-GDP ribazoletransferase: MLKSSPLDGLRFAFGTLTVLPVRVHRWDREAARAGMLNAPVAGLAVGGCAAGLGLGLLLLGAGPLLAAVGSAAVPAALTRGLHLDGLADTADGLGSGKPAGEALRIMKQSDIGPFGVLTLVLVLLAQVAALAQAFGDSWARGALAAVISAVTARLALTLAARAGVPAARPEGLGAAVAGVVPVPGVLAVTAAFTLSAAAWGPLFDPYGSLRVTAAVLLSLATSELLLRRCVSRFGGVTGDVFGALAETAATTALVVLSLGH, from the coding sequence GTGCTCAAGTCCTCCCCGCTCGACGGCCTCCGCTTCGCCTTCGGCACGCTCACCGTGCTGCCCGTTCGAGTGCACCGCTGGGATCGGGAGGCCGCCCGCGCGGGGATGCTGAACGCCCCGGTGGCCGGCCTGGCCGTCGGCGGCTGCGCGGCCGGGCTGGGGCTGGGGCTGCTCCTCCTCGGTGCCGGGCCGCTGCTCGCCGCGGTCGGCTCCGCCGCCGTGCCCGCGGCGTTGACCCGGGGACTGCACCTCGACGGGCTCGCCGACACCGCCGACGGGCTGGGCAGCGGCAAGCCGGCCGGGGAAGCGCTCAGGATCATGAAGCAGTCGGACATCGGACCGTTCGGGGTGCTCACCCTGGTCCTGGTGCTGCTGGCCCAGGTGGCCGCACTGGCGCAGGCGTTCGGCGACTCGTGGGCGCGGGGCGCGCTGGCCGCCGTCATCTCCGCGGTCACCGCCCGGCTCGCGCTCACCCTGGCCGCACGCGCCGGGGTGCCAGCCGCCCGTCCCGAGGGCCTGGGCGCGGCGGTGGCAGGAGTGGTACCGGTGCCGGGTGTGCTGGCCGTCACGGCCGCCTTCACACTCAGCGCTGCCGCCTGGGGACCACTGTTCGATCCGTACGGCAGCCTGCGGGTGACGGCCGCGGTCCTGCTGTCCTTGGCCACCTCCGAACTCCTGCTGCGCCGCTGCGTCAGCCGCTTCGGCGGGGTCACCGGGGACGTGTTCGGTGCCCTCGCGGAGACGGCGGCGACGACCGCCCTCGTGGTGCTGTCCCTGGGGCACTAG
- a CDS encoding PspA/IM30 family protein — MSGVMKRMGMIFRAKANKALDRAEDPRETLDYSYQKQLELLQKVRRGVADVATSRKRLELQLNQLQQQSSKLEDQGRKALALGREDLAREALSRRAALQQQVTDLETQHSTLQGEEEKLTLAAQRLQAKVDAFRTKKETIKATYTAAQAQTRIGEAFSGISEEMGDVGLAIQRAEDKTQQLQARAGAIDELLASGALDDPSGMAKDDIAAELDRLSGGTDVELELQRMKAELAGGSPQQAIEGGTGQGQSQQQPQDTPRLDKQ, encoded by the coding sequence ATGAGCGGTGTCATGAAGCGTATGGGGATGATCTTCCGCGCGAAGGCGAACAAGGCCCTTGACCGGGCCGAGGACCCGCGCGAGACCCTCGATTACTCGTACCAGAAGCAGCTGGAGCTGCTGCAGAAGGTGCGCCGCGGCGTCGCCGACGTGGCGACCAGCCGCAAGCGCCTGGAACTCCAGCTGAATCAGTTGCAGCAGCAGTCCTCCAAGCTGGAGGACCAGGGCCGCAAGGCGCTCGCGCTCGGCCGCGAGGACTTGGCCCGCGAGGCGCTGTCCCGGCGCGCTGCCCTCCAGCAGCAGGTCACGGACCTGGAGACGCAGCATTCCACTCTCCAGGGTGAGGAGGAGAAACTCACTCTGGCGGCCCAGCGCCTGCAGGCCAAGGTGGACGCCTTCCGCACGAAGAAGGAGACGATCAAGGCCACCTACACCGCTGCCCAGGCCCAGACCCGGATCGGTGAGGCCTTTTCCGGCATCTCCGAGGAGATGGGCGACGTCGGTCTCGCCATCCAGCGTGCCGAAGACAAGACGCAGCAGTTGCAGGCCCGAGCCGGCGCGATCGACGAGCTCCTCGCCTCCGGTGCCCTGGACGACCCGAGCGGCATGGCCAAGGACGACATCGCGGCCGAGCTGGACCGGCTCTCCGGTGGTACGGATGTAGAGCTGGAACTGCAGCGCATGAAGGCCGAGCTGGCCGGAGGCTCCCCGCAGCAGGCCATCGAGGGCGGCACCGGGCAGGGCCAGTCCCAGCAGCAGCCGCAGGACACTCCGCGCTTGGACAAGCAGTAG